GTGCAGTGGTGACCCGATCGAATGGCGATTCCCTCTTGATCCAAAAATGAGGAGAGATCGTGGGCGTGAATCCCATCCACGGTGAAGGCCGCCAGAGCCGCCCGGCCGGACCCATCCGCCTGGGGACGGGGGCCATAGATGCGCACTTCGGGAATGGCCCTGAGGCGATCGAACAGGTGGCGGGTTAATTCCGCTTCGTAGTGATGAATGGCATCCATCCCGATCGCGCTTAGGTAATCGATCGCCGCGCCCAGGGCGATCGCTTCGCCAATGGCCGGTGTGCCTGCTTCCAGTTTGTGGGGCAAGTCCGCATAGGTCGATCGCTCCAAATCCACCTCGGCAATCATTTCCCCACCTCCCAAAAAGGGCGGCATCGATCGCAGCAATTCCAGCTTGCCGTAAAGGAAGCCAATGCCCGTTGGGGCGCACATTTTGTGGCCAGAAGCCACCAGCCAATCACAATCCAGCGCTTGCACATCCAGGGCCAAGTGGGGCGCACTTTGGCAAGCATCCAGCAAAACTTTGGCTCCCACCGATCGAGCGGCGGCCACCACCTCGGCCACGGGCAAAACACAGCCCAAGGTGTTGGACACATGCACCAGGGAGACCAGTTTGGTGCGATCGGAAATCAGCGATCGCAACTGCTCCAAATCCAAAGATTCCGTGGCATCCAAGCCCACGAATTTCAGCACTGCCCCCGTGCGTTGGGCCACCAATTGCCAGGGCACTAAGTTGCTGTGGTGTTCTGCCACGGACAGGATAATTTCATCGCCCGCTTGCAGTTGGCTCATGCCCCAACTGTAGGCCACCACGTTGATCGCTTCGCTGGCATTGCGTGTGAACACAATTTCCTGAAACGATCGGGCATTCACAAACTTAGCCACCTTTTCCCGCGCCGCTTCATAGGCATCCGTGGCCCGCATACTCAGGGTGTGAACCCCGCGATGCACATTGGCGTTGTCCCACTCGTAATAGTGCCGCAAGGCATCAATCACCTGTCGGGGCTTTTGGGAAGTCGCCGCATTGTCCAAATACACCAGCGGCTGATCATGCACCCGCTGATCCAGGATCGGGAAATCGGGGCGCACCTGTTGGGCGATCGAGCGGGGCAAGGTGAGGGTCATGGCACAGGGAACAGAACAAGAGGATGAAGTAGACCTAATGACCAACCGGGAGCAAGGGTGATTGGCTCGCGATCAACCGATATCAGTGGCGACTGGTGAATGGCGATTGGTGAATGGCGATTAATGAGGCTCTAGCTTGCGCTGCCTGGATTAATCCGTTGGGCAATTTGGCGAGCCAAGGTCGATCGCAATGAGGCGATCGGGAGGCGATCCAAAATTTCCCCCGCAAACCCATCCAATAGGAGTGATCGAGCCGTGGCCAAATCCAAGCCACGACTACGACAGTAAAACAGCTCCGTTTCCTCCAGTTGGCTAACCGTGGAACCGTGAGAACACTTCACATCATCCGCAATGATTTCCAGTTGCGGCTTGGTGTCCACCCGCGCCTTGGGC
The window above is part of the Limnothrix sp. FACHB-406 genome. Proteins encoded here:
- a CDS encoding SufS family cysteine desulfurase codes for the protein MTLTLPRSIAQQVRPDFPILDQRVHDQPLVYLDNAATSQKPRQVIDALRHYYEWDNANVHRGVHTLSMRATDAYEAAREKVAKFVNARSFQEIVFTRNASEAINVVAYSWGMSQLQAGDEIILSVAEHHSNLVPWQLVAQRTGAVLKFVGLDATESLDLEQLRSLISDRTKLVSLVHVSNTLGCVLPVAEVVAAARSVGAKVLLDACQSAPHLALDVQALDCDWLVASGHKMCAPTGIGFLYGKLELLRSMPPFLGGGEMIAEVDLERSTYADLPHKLEAGTPAIGEAIALGAAIDYLSAIGMDAIHHYEAELTRHLFDRLRAIPEVRIYGPRPQADGSGRAALAAFTVDGIHAHDLSSFLDQEGIAIRSGHHCTQPLHKSLNIASTARASLYFYNTIEEIDRFAQALRTTINFFQSVA